One Caulobacter segnis genomic window carries:
- a CDS encoding MFS transporter: protein MDFSKAPAPSEKVGRYRWVIVTLLFAAMVINYVDRQTIGLLKADLSHEFGWSEKHYADLVFYFQLAYALAYLAWGKIMDKIGARWGFGVAFLIWQVAHIAHAAARGFGGFVFARMGLGVGEAGGFPGGIKAVAEWFPKKERAFATGLFNAGTNIGAIVTPLVVPGIVLAFGWQMAFIVTGVAGLVWLPIWLLVYRRPREAKGLSATELAYIEQDPADPVEKIGWAKLLTKKETWAFALGKFLIDPIWWMFLFWLPDFLGKRYGLDLKSFGPPLIAIYLLSDVGSVAGGWMSSTLMKNGATINKARKLTMLVCALLAVPVMFAAKADSVWLAVLIIGVATAAHQGFSANLYTLPSDVFPRGAVGSVVGIGGMLGAFGGMAFSKYIGQVLEQIGTYTPIFIVAGSAYLIALLVIHLLTPKMEPVTI from the coding sequence ATGGATTTTTCGAAAGCGCCCGCCCCGTCCGAGAAGGTCGGGCGGTATCGCTGGGTGATCGTCACGCTGCTGTTCGCGGCGATGGTCATCAACTACGTCGATCGCCAGACGATCGGTCTGCTGAAGGCGGACCTGTCCCACGAGTTCGGCTGGAGCGAGAAGCACTACGCCGACCTGGTCTTCTATTTCCAGCTGGCCTACGCCTTGGCGTACCTGGCCTGGGGCAAGATCATGGACAAGATCGGGGCCCGCTGGGGCTTCGGCGTCGCGTTCCTGATCTGGCAGGTCGCCCACATCGCCCACGCCGCCGCGCGCGGCTTCGGCGGCTTCGTCTTCGCCCGCATGGGCCTGGGCGTCGGTGAGGCCGGCGGCTTCCCCGGCGGCATCAAGGCCGTGGCCGAGTGGTTCCCCAAGAAGGAACGCGCCTTCGCCACCGGCCTGTTCAACGCCGGCACCAACATCGGCGCCATCGTCACCCCCCTGGTCGTGCCCGGCATCGTGCTGGCCTTCGGCTGGCAGATGGCCTTCATCGTCACCGGCGTCGCCGGCCTGGTCTGGCTGCCGATCTGGCTGCTGGTCTATCGCCGTCCGCGCGAGGCCAAGGGCCTGTCGGCCACGGAACTGGCCTATATCGAGCAGGATCCGGCCGACCCCGTCGAGAAGATCGGCTGGGCCAAGCTGCTGACCAAGAAGGAAACCTGGGCCTTCGCCCTGGGCAAGTTTCTGATCGACCCGATCTGGTGGATGTTCCTGTTCTGGCTGCCCGACTTCCTGGGCAAGCGCTACGGCCTGGACCTGAAGTCCTTCGGCCCGCCGCTGATCGCCATCTACCTGCTCAGCGACGTCGGTTCGGTCGCCGGCGGCTGGATGTCCTCGACCCTGATGAAGAACGGCGCGACCATCAACAAGGCCCGCAAGCTGACCATGCTGGTCTGCGCCCTGCTGGCCGTGCCGGTGATGTTCGCCGCCAAGGCCGACAGCGTCTGGCTGGCCGTGCTGATCATCGGCGTCGCCACCGCCGCCCACCAGGGCTTCTCGGCCAACCTCTACACCCTGCCGTCGGACGTGTTCCCACGCGGCGCGGTCGGTTCGGTCGTCGGGATCGGCGGCATGCTGGGCGCCTTCGGCGGCATGGCCTTCTCGAAGTACATCGGCCAGGTGCTGGAGCAGATCGGCACCTACACCCCGATCTTCATCGTCGCCGGCAGCGCCTATCTGATCGCCCTGCTGGTCATCCACCTGCTCACGCCCAAGATGGAGCCGGTGACGATCTAG
- a CDS encoding 2-keto-4-pentenoate hydratase translates to MTVSEADSEVFTPAAIAPQFVKARKEGVSVPGYPGGVIPSSMAEGYSVQDIAIDLWPDELVGWKVGLVPPQHRERLGAERLAGCIFKTKVQDAKVGAPNEFRAIAGGFCAVEAEFIIRLGKDAPADKTQWTAEEAAEYVGELLVGVEIAGSPLATINALGPTVVASDFGNNDGQIIGQAISNWRDIAWEDMPVETFINGKSVGKATAATIPGSPLAALAFLLGTVAARGKPLKKGQIVTTGATTGIHDVAAGDVAHVDFGPFGTVDCVAVPAK, encoded by the coding sequence GTGACCGTTTCTGAGGCCGACAGCGAGGTTTTCACCCCCGCGGCCATCGCCCCCCAATTCGTCAAGGCCCGCAAAGAGGGTGTTTCGGTCCCCGGTTATCCGGGCGGCGTGATTCCCTCGAGCATGGCCGAGGGCTATTCGGTGCAGGACATCGCCATCGACCTGTGGCCCGACGAGCTGGTCGGCTGGAAGGTGGGCCTGGTGCCCCCGCAGCACCGTGAACGCCTGGGCGCCGAGCGCCTGGCCGGCTGCATCTTCAAGACCAAGGTCCAGGACGCCAAGGTCGGCGCCCCGAACGAATTCCGCGCCATCGCCGGCGGCTTCTGCGCCGTAGAGGCGGAATTCATCATCCGCCTGGGCAAGGACGCCCCGGCCGACAAGACCCAATGGACCGCCGAGGAAGCCGCCGAATATGTGGGCGAGCTGCTGGTCGGCGTCGAGATCGCCGGCAGCCCGCTGGCCACGATCAACGCCCTCGGCCCTACGGTCGTCGCTTCCGACTTCGGCAACAACGATGGTCAGATCATTGGTCAGGCCATTTCCAACTGGCGCGACATCGCCTGGGAGGATATGCCCGTCGAGACCTTCATCAACGGCAAGTCGGTCGGTAAGGCCACCGCCGCGACGATCCCGGGCTCTCCGCTGGCCGCCCTGGCCTTCCTGCTCGGAACCGTCGCCGCGCGCGGCAAGCCGCTGAAGAAGGGTCAGATCGTCACCACCGGTGCGACCACGGGCATTCACGACGTGGCCGCCGGTGACGTGGCTCACGTCGATTTCGGCCCGTTCGGAACCGTGGACTGCGTCGCCGTTCCGGCGAAATAA
- a CDS encoding BlaI/MecI/CopY family transcriptional regulator: MHITAAEAHVMEALWKRQPLSADDLVAEVGASQNWGEATVKTLINRLLKKKAIKSERAEGKHGYRPLIDRSAYVQAESQGLLDRLFDGQLAPLISHFAQHRPLKADEVARLKKLIDEMGER; the protein is encoded by the coding sequence ATGCACATCACCGCCGCCGAAGCCCACGTCATGGAAGCGCTCTGGAAGCGTCAGCCGCTGTCGGCCGACGATCTGGTCGCCGAAGTCGGCGCGTCCCAGAACTGGGGCGAGGCCACGGTCAAGACGCTGATCAACCGCCTGCTGAAGAAGAAGGCGATCAAGTCCGAGCGCGCCGAGGGCAAGCACGGCTATCGGCCGCTGATCGACCGCAGCGCCTATGTCCAGGCCGAGAGCCAGGGCCTGCTGGACCGCCTGTTCGACGGCCAGCTGGCCCCGCTGATCAGCCACTTCGCCCAACACCGGCCGCTGAAGGCGGACGAGGTGGCCCGGCTGAAGAAGCTGATCGACGAGATGGGCGAGAGGTGA
- a CDS encoding trehalose-6-phosphate synthase yields the protein MSRLIVVSNRVNPPNPAADGEGSVGGLAMALAAALREYSGIWFGWSGKTTAEFTGQLSMQKIEGVTVATVDLEETDYQEYYNGYANKTLWPLFHYRVDLTAYDRSFGEGYDRVNKRFAETLLPLIEPDDIIWVHDYHLIPLARELRRMGVTNRIGFFLHIPWPAHQLVVTLPRHRQLVEALFHYDLLGFQTEESLHAFEGYVFNEVHGSKNELGELQAFGHKLHASAFPIGIDAEDFAKIVTGDTARKVYDRMMAHSVFRKMVVGVDRLDYSKGLEERLIGYERFLHDHPDLVRETMLLQIAPISRDEVEAYQDLRGRLDGLIGRINGAYAEMDSTPIRYVNRSYRRDELAGVYRASKAALVTPLRDGMNLVAKEYVAAQDPEDPGVLILSRFAGAARQMKDALIINPNSPEEISDALERALSMDLAERKRRWEALFDNVTREDVTAWRDKFVAALSARPDAGAAHAVDSKTPVQSLDVAAKKLRAQQAEAKAMRA from the coding sequence ATGAGCCGGCTGATCGTCGTCTCCAACCGCGTCAATCCGCCGAACCCGGCGGCCGACGGCGAAGGCTCGGTGGGCGGTCTCGCCATGGCCCTGGCCGCGGCGCTACGCGAATATTCGGGCATCTGGTTCGGCTGGAGCGGCAAGACCACCGCCGAGTTCACCGGCCAGCTGAGCATGCAGAAGATCGAGGGCGTCACGGTCGCCACCGTCGACCTCGAGGAGACCGACTATCAGGAGTACTACAACGGCTACGCCAACAAGACGCTGTGGCCGCTGTTCCACTACCGCGTCGACCTGACCGCCTATGACCGCTCGTTCGGCGAGGGCTACGACCGGGTCAACAAGCGCTTCGCCGAGACCCTGCTGCCGCTGATCGAGCCGGACGACATCATCTGGGTGCACGACTACCACCTGATCCCGCTGGCGCGCGAGCTGCGCAGGATGGGCGTGACCAACCGGATCGGCTTCTTCCTGCACATCCCGTGGCCGGCCCACCAGCTGGTGGTCACCCTGCCCCGCCACCGACAGCTGGTGGAAGCGCTGTTCCACTACGACCTGCTGGGCTTCCAGACCGAGGAGTCGCTGCACGCCTTCGAGGGCTATGTCTTCAACGAGGTGCACGGCTCCAAGAACGAGTTGGGCGAGTTGCAGGCGTTCGGCCACAAGCTGCACGCCTCGGCCTTCCCGATCGGCATCGACGCCGAAGACTTCGCCAAGATCGTCACGGGCGACACGGCCCGGAAGGTCTACGACCGGATGATGGCCCACAGCGTCTTCCGCAAGATGGTCGTGGGCGTCGACCGCCTGGACTATTCGAAGGGCCTGGAAGAACGCCTGATCGGCTATGAGCGGTTCCTGCACGATCATCCGGATCTGGTGCGCGAGACGATGCTGCTGCAGATCGCGCCGATCTCGCGCGACGAAGTCGAGGCCTACCAGGACCTGCGCGGGCGGTTGGATGGTCTGATCGGCCGCATCAACGGCGCCTATGCCGAGATGGACTCCACGCCGATCCGCTACGTCAACCGCTCGTACCGTCGCGACGAGTTGGCCGGGGTCTATCGGGCCAGCAAGGCCGCCCTGGTCACGCCGCTGCGCGACGGCATGAACCTGGTGGCCAAGGAGTATGTCGCGGCCCAGGACCCCGAGGATCCGGGCGTGCTGATCCTGTCGCGCTTCGCCGGCGCGGCGCGGCAGATGAAGGACGCCCTGATCATCAATCCCAACAGCCCGGAGGAAATCTCCGACGCGCTGGAGCGCGCGTTGTCGATGGATCTGGCCGAACGCAAACGGCGCTGGGAGGCCCTGTTCGACAACGTCACCCGCGAGGACGTCACCGCTTGGCGCGACAAGTTCGTGGCGGCGCTGAGCGCGCGGCCGGACGCCGGCGCGGCGCATGCCGTGGATTCGAAGACGCCGGTGCAGAGCCTGGACGTGGCCGCCAAGAAGCTGCGGGCCCAGCAGGCCGAGGCCAAGGCGATGCGGGCTTAA
- the otsB gene encoding trehalose-phosphatase has protein sequence MTVAKPVARLESVDFSPPPFDLPRRSALFLDLDGTLAPIMPRPDDVGPDPRRADMLARLREALEDRVAVVSGRALPDLDHILGGGVTAIAAVHGLVRRTADGVIADRAPHAGLEDARRILGELAHCERGLLFEDKGLSVALHYRNAPACAEAVIEAAERLAQATGLVLQLGDMVAELRTPGADKGAAVRAFLREPPFTGAMPVFIGDDLTDEDGFVAAKRLGGFGVLVGEPRPTQARYHLADTDAVARWLEGLCAPLTTPMPSKVRA, from the coding sequence ATGACCGTGGCTAAGCCGGTCGCGCGCCTGGAATCTGTCGATTTCTCGCCCCCGCCCTTTGACCTGCCGCGCCGTTCCGCGCTGTTTCTCGACCTCGACGGCACCCTGGCGCCGATCATGCCGCGCCCCGACGACGTCGGTCCCGACCCGCGCCGAGCCGACATGCTGGCCCGCCTGCGCGAGGCCCTCGAGGACCGCGTCGCGGTAGTCAGCGGCCGCGCCCTGCCCGACCTTGACCACATCCTGGGCGGCGGCGTGACCGCGATCGCCGCCGTGCATGGCCTGGTGCGCCGCACCGCCGACGGCGTCATCGCCGACCGCGCGCCGCACGCCGGCCTCGAGGACGCCCGTCGCATCCTGGGCGAGCTGGCCCACTGCGAGCGCGGCCTGCTGTTCGAGGACAAGGGCCTTTCCGTCGCCCTGCACTATCGCAACGCCCCGGCCTGCGCCGAGGCGGTGATCGAGGCGGCCGAGCGCCTGGCCCAGGCCACCGGCCTCGTTCTGCAGCTGGGCGACATGGTCGCCGAACTGCGCACCCCCGGCGCCGACAAGGGCGCGGCGGTGCGGGCCTTCCTGCGCGAGCCGCCCTTCACCGGCGCCATGCCGGTCTTCATCGGCGACGACCTGACCGACGAGGACGGCTTCGTGGCCGCCAAGCGCCTGGGCGGCTTCGGCGTCCTGGTCGGCGAACCCCGCCCGACGCAGGCCCGCTATCATCTGGCCGACACCGACGCGGTCGCCCGCTGGCTGGAGGGCCTGTGCGCCCCGCTGACCACGCCCATGCCCTCGAAGGTGCGCGCATGA
- a CDS encoding TonB-dependent receptor, which translates to MTSRKLALVGFLGCVAAGAAHAQEATPPAPVSQAPARPAPKPAAAAAKPAATPPAAQKPVTPEDLDTEVEAVTITASGKPYGAVLGDIPPEETFSAADVRSFGVSSMEDLLTELTPQTTSGLGGDPVVLLNGRRISGQGEIRDIPTEAIARVEILPEEVALKYGYSADQKVVNIVLRQRFRAQTIDGTVGGSTAGGQTSEALNWSQLRLNRQGRSNLSIKVQNSDQLLESDRDLVSRTNSGLYDFTGNVAPVSGDLAALSALAGTPVTVAGVPTSAASGAQGLSAFLPTANQANTSDITDYRTLLPRSRQVSINSVTNRYILDNVSATLNLGATASQSDSLLGPARARLVIPAADPYSPFGQDVALYRYLGDQDALGQTSRNLSGHLGFTLNRDTEALRLSLTGNYDHAINKTETDRSVDVTTLQSRLTALDATLNPFAPLSGLSVNSDRAKSTTDSADLQFVANGALAKFRAGDLSTTFKLGVSGSRLEATSRRSGVENDSEQSRGDANAQLSFDLPLASRRKGVRAGIGDLSTNLNLAVRQVSDFGTLTTIGGGVNWSPVKPVSFIVSATRQENAPSIAQLGNPLITTPNAQVFDYVRGQTVDVTRISGGNPDLKGETRNVLRFGATWKPEKINGLSLTANYSRVRIDNPVASFPAATAAVEAAFPDRFTRDADGNLTRIDTRAVNFAKRESEQIRWGFNFSRQIGKTPPPPAGGWRGRQGGGQANDAASPPGAELLRRTPSASSGGDDNRAPQPPTDTTTTTADPNAQQPQTQAAGDDAQRPPSGFGGDGARGGGQGFGGPGGGGRGFGGGRGGGGNPRATRLQLALFHTVHLKEKVTVADGVPTLDLLNGDVLGSGGGQARNEIEAQAGITRYGLGARVSANWKSGTHVAAGTGGASTDLDFSSLATVNLRLFADLGVRRELVQKHPILRGARLTLSVNNLFDQQQTVRDATGATPVTYQPDYLDPRGRVLQFSVRKLIF; encoded by the coding sequence TTGACGAGCCGCAAGCTGGCCCTGGTCGGTTTCCTGGGGTGTGTCGCCGCCGGCGCCGCCCACGCGCAGGAGGCGACCCCGCCCGCGCCCGTGTCCCAAGCCCCGGCGCGCCCCGCCCCGAAGCCGGCGGCGGCGGCCGCCAAGCCGGCCGCGACGCCCCCGGCCGCCCAGAAACCGGTGACGCCCGAGGATCTCGACACCGAGGTCGAGGCCGTGACCATCACCGCCAGCGGCAAGCCCTATGGCGCGGTGCTGGGCGACATCCCGCCCGAGGAGACCTTCAGCGCCGCCGACGTCCGCTCGTTCGGCGTCTCGTCGATGGAGGATCTGCTCACCGAGCTGACGCCCCAGACCACCAGCGGCCTGGGCGGCGATCCGGTGGTGCTGCTGAACGGCCGCCGCATCTCCGGCCAGGGCGAGATCCGCGACATCCCGACCGAGGCCATCGCGCGGGTCGAGATCCTGCCCGAGGAAGTCGCGCTGAAGTACGGCTACTCCGCCGACCAGAAGGTCGTGAACATCGTGCTGCGCCAGCGCTTCCGCGCCCAGACCATCGACGGAACCGTCGGCGGCTCGACCGCCGGCGGCCAGACGAGCGAGGCGCTGAACTGGAGCCAGCTGCGGCTGAACCGCCAGGGCCGCAGCAACCTGTCGATCAAGGTCCAGAACAGCGACCAGTTGCTGGAGAGCGACCGCGACCTGGTTAGCCGGACCAATAGCGGCCTCTACGACTTCACCGGCAATGTCGCCCCGGTCAGCGGCGATCTGGCCGCACTGAGCGCCCTGGCCGGAACCCCGGTCACCGTCGCGGGCGTCCCGACGTCGGCGGCCAGCGGCGCGCAGGGCCTTTCAGCCTTCCTGCCGACCGCCAACCAGGCCAATACCAGCGACATCACCGATTATCGCACCCTGCTGCCCCGCAGCCGGCAGGTGTCGATCAACAGCGTCACCAACCGCTACATCCTCGACAACGTCTCGGCGACGCTGAACCTGGGCGCGACGGCGTCGCAGAGCGACTCGCTGCTGGGCCCGGCCCGCGCCCGCCTGGTCATACCCGCCGCCGACCCGTACTCGCCGTTCGGCCAGGACGTGGCGCTCTATCGCTATCTGGGCGACCAGGACGCCCTGGGCCAGACCTCGCGCAACCTGTCGGGTCACCTCGGCTTCACCCTGAACCGCGACACCGAGGCCCTCCGGCTGTCGCTGACCGGCAATTACGATCACGCGATCAACAAGACCGAGACCGACCGTAGCGTCGATGTGACCACGCTCCAGAGCCGCCTCACCGCCCTAGACGCTACCCTGAACCCGTTCGCGCCCCTGAGCGGCCTGTCGGTCAACAGCGACCGGGCCAAGTCGACCACCGACAGCGCCGACCTGCAGTTCGTCGCCAACGGGGCCCTGGCCAAGTTCCGGGCCGGCGACCTGTCGACGACGTTCAAGCTGGGCGTCAGCGGGTCTCGCCTGGAGGCCACGTCCCGCCGCTCCGGCGTCGAGAACGACAGCGAGCAGTCGCGCGGCGACGCCAACGCCCAGCTCAGCTTCGACCTGCCTCTGGCCAGCCGCCGCAAGGGCGTGCGGGCCGGGATCGGCGACCTGTCGACCAACCTGAACCTCGCGGTGCGCCAGGTCTCGGACTTCGGGACCCTGACCACGATCGGCGGCGGCGTGAACTGGTCGCCGGTCAAGCCGGTCAGCTTCATCGTCTCGGCCACGCGCCAGGAGAACGCCCCCAGCATCGCCCAGCTGGGCAATCCGCTGATCACCACCCCCAACGCCCAGGTCTTCGACTATGTGCGCGGCCAAACCGTGGACGTCACCCGCATCAGCGGCGGCAATCCCGACCTGAAGGGCGAGACCCGCAACGTCCTGCGCTTCGGCGCCACCTGGAAGCCGGAGAAGATCAACGGCCTGTCGCTGACCGCCAACTACAGCCGGGTGCGGATCGACAATCCGGTCGCCAGCTTCCCGGCCGCCACGGCGGCGGTCGAGGCGGCCTTCCCTGACCGCTTCACCCGCGACGCCGACGGCAATCTGACCCGCATCGACACCCGCGCCGTCAACTTCGCCAAGCGCGAGAGCGAGCAGATCCGCTGGGGCTTCAACTTCTCGCGCCAGATCGGCAAGACCCCGCCGCCGCCCGCCGGCGGCTGGCGCGGCCGCCAGGGCGGCGGCCAGGCGAACGACGCCGCCTCGCCGCCCGGGGCCGAGCTGCTGCGCCGCACGCCCTCGGCAAGCAGCGGCGGCGACGACAACCGCGCGCCGCAGCCGCCGACCGACACGACCACCACGACCGCCGATCCCAACGCGCAGCAGCCGCAGACCCAGGCGGCCGGCGACGACGCCCAGCGCCCGCCGTCCGGCTTCGGCGGCGACGGCGCGCGCGGCGGGGGCCAGGGCTTCGGCGGTCCCGGCGGCGGCGGTCGCGGTTTCGGCGGCGGCCGAGGCGGCGGCGGCAATCCGCGCGCCACGCGCCTGCAGCTGGCCCTGTTCCACACCGTCCACCTGAAGGAAAAGGTGACCGTCGCCGACGGCGTCCCGACCCTGGACCTGCTGAACGGCGACGTGCTGGGCTCGGGCGGCGGCCAGGCCCGCAACGAGATCGAGGCCCAGGCGGGGATCACCCGCTACGGCCTGGGCGCGCGCGTGTCGGCCAACTGGAAGAGCGGCACCCACGTGGCGGCCGGGACCGGCGGCGCCTCGACGGATCTCGACTTCTCCAGCCTGGCGACCGTGAACCTGCGCCTGTTCGCCGACCTGGGCGTGCGGCGCGAGCTGGTTCAGAAGCATCCGATCCTGCGCGGCGCGCGTCTGACCCTGTCGGTCAACAACCTGTTCGACCAGCAGCAGACGGTCCGCGACGCTACCGGCGCGACCCCCGTCACCTACCAGCCGGACTATCTGGATCCGCGCGGCCGGGTGCTGCAGTTCAGCGTGCGCAAGCTGATCTTCTAG
- a CDS encoding glycoside hydrolase family 15 protein — protein MDESLHKKTLDLFPIGNCAVSALIDTAGRFVWGCAPRVDSDPVFSALLDDADPEGDAAKGLWEVQVDRRAEVRQGYIRNTPILRTEIADEDGARIEILDFAPRYLQFGRTFRPTAFIRLIRPIVGVARVTLRLRPTAGWGAKIAEHTRGSHHIRYLCSDMTLRLTTDAPISHILEERTFRLEQPIAMYLGADEGFDAPVGPTCERMLRETEGYWKHWVRGLAIPLEWQTAVIRAAITLKLCMHEETGAIVAALTTSIPEHADSGRNWDYRYCWLRDAYYVVQALNRLGAVDILENYLGYLRNIVDRAGGGHIQPLFGVGFEEVLTERFAPDLPGYRGMGPVRVGNQAFEHIQNDVYGQIILSTVQAFFDERLLRPATVEDFEALEPVGERAFQLHDQPDASLWEFRGRANVHTYSSAMCWAACDRLGNAAEKLGLTDKAALWNGRAAQVRKVIEDRAWNAELGRFAATFEGDELDASLLQLVDLRFHKPDDPRNVATLKAIEDGLRRGAYLLRYAIPDDFGSPQTAFNICTFWLIEALHLSGRTDEARELFEDMLSRRTGAGLLSEDIGFADGELWGNYPQTYSLVGLINCAVLLSRPWTSVR, from the coding sequence ATGGATGAAAGCTTGCACAAGAAAACGCTGGATCTTTTCCCGATCGGCAACTGCGCCGTCAGCGCCCTGATCGACACCGCCGGCCGCTTCGTCTGGGGCTGCGCGCCGCGCGTCGATTCCGATCCGGTGTTCAGCGCCCTGCTGGACGACGCCGATCCCGAAGGCGACGCGGCCAAGGGCCTGTGGGAGGTCCAGGTCGACCGCCGAGCCGAGGTGCGCCAGGGCTATATCCGCAACACGCCGATCCTGCGCACCGAGATCGCCGACGAGGACGGCGCGCGGATCGAGATCCTGGACTTCGCCCCGCGCTACCTGCAGTTCGGCCGCACCTTCCGCCCCACCGCCTTCATCCGCCTGATCCGTCCGATCGTCGGGGTGGCGCGTGTCACCCTGCGCCTGCGGCCCACGGCGGGCTGGGGTGCCAAGATCGCCGAGCACACGCGCGGCTCGCACCACATCCGCTATCTCTGCTCGGACATGACCCTGCGCCTGACCACGGACGCGCCGATCTCGCACATCCTGGAGGAGCGCACGTTCCGGCTGGAGCAGCCGATCGCCATGTACCTGGGCGCGGACGAGGGCTTTGACGCCCCCGTCGGCCCCACCTGCGAGCGGATGCTGCGCGAGACGGAAGGCTACTGGAAGCACTGGGTGCGGGGCCTGGCCATCCCGCTGGAGTGGCAGACGGCGGTGATCCGCGCGGCCATCACCCTGAAGCTGTGCATGCACGAGGAGACCGGGGCCATCGTCGCGGCCCTGACCACCTCGATCCCAGAGCACGCCGACAGCGGCCGCAACTGGGACTACCGCTACTGCTGGCTGCGCGACGCCTATTACGTGGTCCAGGCCCTGAACCGGCTGGGCGCGGTCGACATCCTGGAGAACTATCTGGGTTACCTGCGCAACATCGTCGACCGGGCCGGCGGCGGCCACATCCAGCCGTTGTTCGGGGTGGGGTTCGAGGAGGTGCTGACCGAGCGCTTCGCCCCCGACCTGCCCGGCTATCGCGGCATGGGGCCGGTGCGGGTCGGCAACCAGGCGTTCGAGCACATCCAGAACGACGTCTACGGCCAGATCATCCTGTCGACCGTCCAGGCCTTCTTCGACGAGCGCCTGCTGCGGCCGGCCACGGTCGAGGACTTCGAGGCCCTGGAGCCGGTCGGCGAGCGGGCCTTCCAGCTGCACGACCAGCCCGACGCCAGCCTGTGGGAGTTCCGGGGCCGGGCCAATGTCCACACCTATTCCTCGGCGATGTGCTGGGCGGCCTGCGATCGCCTGGGCAACGCCGCCGAGAAGCTGGGCCTGACGGACAAGGCCGCCCTGTGGAACGGCCGCGCCGCCCAGGTCCGCAAGGTCATCGAGGACCGCGCCTGGAACGCGGAGCTGGGCCGCTTCGCCGCGACCTTCGAGGGCGACGAGCTGGACGCCTCCCTGCTGCAGTTGGTCGACCTGCGCTTCCACAAGCCCGACGACCCGCGCAACGTCGCCACCTTGAAGGCGATCGAGGATGGCCTGCGGCGCGGCGCCTACCTTCTGCGCTACGCCATTCCCGACGACTTCGGCTCGCCGCAGACGGCGTTCAACATCTGCACCTTCTGGCTGATCGAGGCCCTGCACCTGTCGGGCCGCACCGACGAGGCGCGCGAGCTGTTCGAAGACATGCTGTCGCGCCGCACGGGCGCGGGCCTGCTGTCCGAGGACATCGGCTTCGCCGACGGCGAGCTGTGGGGCAACTATCCCCAGACCTATTCCCTGGTCGGGCTGATCAACTGCGCGGTGCTGCTGAGCCGTCCGTGGACGTCCGTGCGCTAG